In the Heteronotia binoei isolate CCM8104 ecotype False Entrance Well chromosome 13, APGP_CSIRO_Hbin_v1, whole genome shotgun sequence genome, one interval contains:
- the ARHGAP9 gene encoding rho GTPase-activating protein 9 isoform X1, protein MVLPETRGPKGSHRRNLSQHSYAAWVVDYPPPGTANGSTSNFPELMHQMVEKAGHLNKTKIAEGGRKLRKSWTSSWLVLAGNSLMFYKDPKVATEWTPASSRPESSVDLRGARIEWAKDLSSKRNVIHFRTVTGNEYLLQSDSEVISQDWYQAIKGVIRRLDEENPLDEPLLYSLCRTGSADLVDLSYDEEDELGCLKSETSAAPSSPDRVYKKRVKSKLRRFIAKRPTLRSLQEKGLIRDQVFGCRLEALCHREGGTVPRFVQQCVEAVEQRGLDVDGIYRVSGNLAIIQKLRFIVDRERAVTSDGRYVFPEHRSQEDKLRLSDPQWDDVHVITGALKLFFRELPEPLIPYSLFDEFIAAAKLSDPEEKVSKLAGLVQSLPQANRDTLHYLLEHLRKVMEHSDVNRMTTQNIGIVFGPTLMRHECDVASLVEGMVYQNQVVELLLAEFPGIFVASGTE, encoded by the exons ATGGTACTGCCAGAGACACGGGGGCCCAAG GGAAGTCATCGCCGGAACCTTTCCCAGCACAGCTATGCGGCCTGGGTGGTGGATTACCCCCCGCCAGGCACTGCCAATGGCTCCACTTCCAACTTCCCTGAGCTGATGCAC caGATGGTGGAGAAAGCCGGACATCTGAACAAAACCAAGATTGCTGAAGGAGGCCGGAAACTCAG AAAGAGCTGGACATCCTCATGGCTGGTGCTGGCTGGGAACAGCCTGATGTTCTACAAGGACCCCAAAGTTGCAACTGAATGG ACTCCAGCAAGCAGCCGACCTGAAAGCAGCGTGGATTTGCGTGGTGCTCGCATCGAGTGGGCTAAGGACCTTTCCAGCAAGCGGAACGTTATCCAT TTCCGCACGGTGACTGGCAATGAATATCTCTTGCAATCAGACAGTGAAGTTATCAGCCAAGATTGGTATCAAGCTATCAAAGGAGTTATCCGTAGGCTG GACGAAGAGAATCCCCTGGATGAGCCTCTTCTGTATTCCCTCTGCCGGACAGGCAGCGCAGACCTTGTGGACCTCAGCTATGACGAGGAAGACGAATTGGGATGCCTAAAGAGTGAGACCTCGGCAG CACCTTCAAGTCCTGACAGAGTCTACAAAAAACGGGTCAAGAGCAAACTGAGACGGTTCATTGCCAAGCGGCCAACACTGCGGAGTCTGCAAGAGAAAGGACTGATTCGAG ACCAGGTCTTCGGCTGCCGTCTGGAAGCCCTGTGCCATCGGGAAGGGGGCACAGTGCCACGCTTTGTTCAACAGTGTGTGGAGGCTGTCGAGCAAAGAG gtCTAGATGTGGATGGTATCTACAGAGTCAGTGGGAACCTGGCCATTATTCAGAAGCTAAGATTCATAGTTGATCGTG AGCGAGCGGTGACATCGGATGGTCGCTATGTTTTTCCAGAGCACCGGAGCCAAG AAGATAAGTTGCGCCTTTCCGACCCTCAGTGGGATGATGTGCATGTAATAACTGGGGCCCTCAAGCTTTTCTTCCGGGAGCTGCCTGAACCTCTAATACCATACAGCCTTTTTGATGAATTCATAGCTGCCGCCA AGTTGTCTGATCCTGAGGAAAAAGTCTCCAAGCTGGCAGGGCTGGTCCAGAGCCTCCCCCAAGCCAACCGGGACACCCTCCATTATTTACTGGAGCATCTCCGCAA AGTGATGGAGCACTCGGATGTCAATCGGATGACCACGCAGAACATCGGCATCGTCTTTGGGCCGACGCTGATGCGACACGAATGCGATGTGGCCAGCCTGGTGGAGGGCATGGTGTACCAGAACCAAGTGGTGGAGCTACTCCTAGCGGAGTTTCCTGGCATCTTTGTGGCTTCAGGCACTGAATGA